The stretch of DNA TTTGCAACTAAAGGTGAAGTTAATGATGCTTATGCAAAAGCAGAAGCTGTAGAAAAAGAAAATGTAAGAGTAAATAAAGAACAAGATGCAGCAATAGCAGGAAAAGTAGATAAGAATGAATTCTATGACAAGTATAATGAATTACATATGGGACAAACATTTACAGATGAAACTTTAAAAACTCATAGAGAACAAATAGAAGCTTTAGATAAAAATAAAGTTGATAAAAATACTTATGAAGAAGATAAAAAAGCTCAAGCTGAGACAGATAAAAAACAAGATGCAGCAATAGCAGGAAAAGTAGATAAGAATGAATTCTATGACAAGTATAATGAATTACATATGGGACAAACATTTACAGATGAAACTTTAAAAACTCATAGAGAACAAATAGAAGCTTTAGATAAAAATAAAGTTGATAAAAATACTTATGAAGAAGATAAAAAAGCTCAAGCTGAAACAGATAAAAAACAAGATCAAGCATTAAAAGATGAAACAACAGCAAGAGAAGAAGCTGATAAAGTACTAGGTGGAAGAATTGATACTCTACAACAAGACTTTGCTAAATATGATGGAAGATTATCAGGATTAGAAAAGAAAGTAGATAATCTAGATAATAAAATGAACAAAGGATTATCATTAATGGCAGCAATGAACGCAGTTGACTTCCAAAATGTACAAACAGGAGAAATGGCATTAGGAGCTGGAATTGGACACTATGGAAATGCTCAATCAGTAGCATTAGGAGTAGCATATTCACCAGTTGAAGATTTAACAGTAAATGCTAAATACTCAGTAACAGCAGGAGATGTAGATTCATTTGCATTAGGAGCTGGAGCAACTTACAAATTTAAAGTTGGAAGATAATTATTTCTAATTAAATAATAAAATCCCTCTAGGTAACTAGGGGGATTTTTTTGTTTCTTATGAAAATGAAGTTTATAGGTTATGAGTAAAAAACTTTATTATAAATAATGTTTATAGTATAATATGAATATAAAAATATTGAGAGAAAGAGCAAGGAGGAAAAATGAATAAAGAAAAAATATTAGAAAAACTTGCCAGTATAGATAAAGAAAAATTTGGAATATTAGAATTAGGTTTATTTGGCAGTTATGCTAAAGGAACTAATACATTAGACAGTGATATAGATATATTAGTTAAATTAGATAGTTCTGGTTCTAAAGTAAAATACGAAAAAAGTATGTATTTTAGATTTTGTGATTTAGAAGAATTGTTAAAATCTATGTTCCCAAATACAAAAATAGATTTAATAGAAAAAGGGACTTTTGATTATAAATTTTATAATTCTAGAGTTAAAGAATACAAGGAGAAAGTTAAGCAAGAAATATTGGAGAGTGCTATTTATGTCTAAGATAGAGAGAAGTATTTTAGAATTTTTACATGATATATTAGAATTTGCAACTGGATTACAAAGAAATATTTCATCTATATCTAAACAAGATTTCTTTCAAAATGAAATGGCTATTAATTATGCTGAAAAAAATTTTGAAAAGATAGGAGAAGCAGTTTCCCAAATTCAAAAAAGAGATCCAAATATCTTATTTATAGGAAATAATAATAAATCATATTGGGAAAATACCAAAGGTGTTAGAAATAGAATTATACATGAATATTTGGGAACAAGTTTGGATATGATATATGATATTTGTGTATATGATTTAGATGAATTAAAAGAATATGTACAAATAGTAATAGATTATTTAGAAAATAAAGTTGGTTAACTCATATCAATCTCTTTTTCTATTTTATTTTTTGAGCCATTGGCGGCATTTTGGCGATATTCTTGGCGGCATTCAAAACTACAAATTTTATCCTTGCATCTTTAGGTTATGAAAAAATCCCCCTAGTTACCTAGAGGGATTTTATTATTTAATTAGAAATAATTATCTTCCAACTTTAAATTTGTAAGTTGCTCCAGCTCCTAATGCAAATGAATCTACATCTCCTGCTGTTACTGAGTATTTAGCATTTACTGTTAAATCTTCAACTGGTGAATATGCTACTCCTAATGCTACTGATTGAGCATTTCCATAGTGTCCAATTCCAGCTCCTAGTGCCATTTCTCCTGTTTGTACATTTTGGAAGTCAACTGCATTCATTGCTGCCATTAATGATAATCCTTTGTTCATTTTATCATCTAAGTGGTCTACTTTCTTTTCTAATCCTGATAGTCTTCCATCATATCTATCCATTTGTCCTTGGAATTTTTCTATTTCTGCATCTTGTTTTTTATTTTCTGCATCTACATAGTCTTTATCTGCTTTTTTAGCTATTTCTGCATCTTGTTTTTTATTTGTTTCTTCTACTTTATCTAGTCTTTGATCTTGAACTTTATTTTTATAATCTTGTCTAATTACTTCATTATCTAATTTAGTACCTAAATCTTTAATATCTTCTTTATTTTTATTAATATCAGCAGTTTGATTTTTATTTACTTCAACTACTTTATCTATTCTATTATGTGCTTCTTCTGCTTTTTGGTCTACTTTTCCTATTTCTTCAGAAATTATAGCATTATTTTTATTAAATGTATCTTTATCTACTTTTCCTGCTAAAGCATTTTCTACATCTTCTTTATTTGCTTTATTTTGTTCTAATGCAGCAATATCTTTATCTTGTTTGCTATTTTGAATAAGTGCATGAGCTGCATTGTTTTGTGCTTGAGTTGCTATAACTCTATTTTCTTCTACTTTTTGCTCTAAAGATACTTCAGCATATCCAACAGTAGATAAAGCAGCCATTAATGCTACTACCATAAATTTTTTATTCATAATTTACTCCCCCTATTTATATTATATTAAAAAAATTTTAATTAAAATTCGCTTTAGTACAAAAAAGCGAACCTAAAATTAATAAAACTATCTCTCATGTATATAATAGTATATTTCATTACTTTCGTCAATGCTTTTTTTGTACTTTTTTGCGTTTGAATACGCAAAAAATAAGCAGGATAAAGGAATATTGCCTATTGAAGTATATAAAATTTTATTCACTTTAATAATTTATAACTTACGTCTCTAAACACAAGTTATAAAAATAAATTTTTAGATAAATATTCAACAAAGTATTAAAAATATATATAATAAAAAAAGCCCATAAGGGCGAGGTGTGTTGGCTATTTCCTATTTTTGTCAATCCAGTTACAGATGATACTAGCTAGTATACTTGCAACCACCTGTAATAGTAGCTCTTTTAGAAATTCCATTACAACACCTCCGAATTAATATAAGTCTTATATACACAAGTGTTCTGACGACTCATGTATATAATACAAGCCCCCAAAAAACTGAGGGCTTGTATTATTCAGAACTTTTTTATAACTTATATTAATCCATTACCCTTATGGGTGGTGTTTCTACTTTAATGATATCATAGATTTTTACAAAAGTAAATGGTAAAAAGCTTACTTCTCCTCTACATAACCTAACTCTTTAAGGAATGGTTTTTTCTTTCTC from uncultured Fusobacterium sp. encodes:
- a CDS encoding YadA C-terminal domain-containing protein, whose protein sequence is FATKGEVNDAYAKAEAVEKENVRVNKEQDAAIAGKVDKNEFYDKYNELHMGQTFTDETLKTHREQIEALDKNKVDKNTYEEDKKAQAETDKKQDAAIAGKVDKNEFYDKYNELHMGQTFTDETLKTHREQIEALDKNKVDKNTYEEDKKAQAETDKKQDQALKDETTAREEADKVLGGRIDTLQQDFAKYDGRLSGLEKKVDNLDNKMNKGLSLMAAMNAVDFQNVQTGEMALGAGIGHYGNAQSVALGVAYSPVEDLTVNAKYSVTAGDVDSFALGAGATYKFKVGR
- a CDS encoding nucleotidyltransferase domain-containing protein gives rise to the protein MNKEKILEKLASIDKEKFGILELGLFGSYAKGTNTLDSDIDILVKLDSSGSKVKYEKSMYFRFCDLEELLKSMFPNTKIDLIEKGTFDYKFYNSRVKEYKEKVKQEILESAIYV
- a CDS encoding HepT-like ribonuclease domain-containing protein → MSKIERSILEFLHDILEFATGLQRNISSISKQDFFQNEMAINYAEKNFEKIGEAVSQIQKRDPNILFIGNNNKSYWENTKGVRNRIIHEYLGTSLDMIYDICVYDLDELKEYVQIVIDYLENKVG
- a CDS encoding YadA C-terminal domain-containing protein, which codes for MNKKFMVVALMAALSTVGYAEVSLEQKVEENRVIATQAQNNAAHALIQNSKQDKDIAALEQNKANKEDVENALAGKVDKDTFNKNNAIISEEIGKVDQKAEEAHNRIDKVVEVNKNQTADINKNKEDIKDLGTKLDNEVIRQDYKNKVQDQRLDKVEETNKKQDAEIAKKADKDYVDAENKKQDAEIEKFQGQMDRYDGRLSGLEKKVDHLDDKMNKGLSLMAAMNAVDFQNVQTGEMALGAGIGHYGNAQSVALGVAYSPVEDLTVNAKYSVTAGDVDSFALGAGATYKFKVGR